In Gammaproteobacteria bacterium, the sequence GCGCCAAGGAATTGGGACTCACCATCGAAGATTACTTTTCCCGTGCGGAATATGTAATCGAAGGACAGATGCGCCTGTTGAATAAATATGGCAGCGATTGTCTCTATCCATTTTTCTATGCTCCCTTGGAGTTGGAAGCCTTTGGTGGCACTACCCTGTTTGTCGAGGATGGTCCCCCCAATTCCAGCACCCCCATCATCCGCAACCTAGGCGATATCGACGCTCTGGAGCCACCCAAGGTGGCAACGACTGCCTGTCTGGTCAAGGTTTTGGAGACTATTCATGGTTTGAAGCAGCGGGTTGGGGATAGGGTTCCCATCATTGGCGTGGCCATATCTCCTTTTTCCTTGCCGGTCATGCAGATGGGTTTTGATCGCTACATCGAGTTGATTTATGAACATCCGAAACATTTTGCCCGACTGATGGCGATCAATGAAGCCTTTTGCGTGGAATGGGCCAATGCCCAGTTGGCGGCGGGGGCAACCGCCATTTGCTATTTTGATCCCATTTCTTCCACCACCAATCTGCCTCGTGAACGATATTTACAAACCGGTCACCCCATTGCTTGCCGCACCCTGGCGAAAATCCAGGGCCCCACTGCCACTCATTTGGCTTCTGGGCGTGGTTTGTCCCTTGTGGAAGACCTCATTGCCACGGGTACAGCGGTCGTGGGCGTCAGTTCCTTGGAGGGATTATCTCAATGGAAGGCCGTGGCGGCGGGGAGAATTAGTCTACTGGGAGATATGAATGGGATAACCATGCGCAATTGGAGCCCACAAGAAGCCGAAAAGGAGGTCAAGAATGCCATCTGTCAGGCGGGACGGGGAGGTGGTTTTATTTTATCCGACAACCACGGTGAAATTCCTTTCCAGGTTCCTGATGAGGTACTGCTGGCCATTGGTGATGCCGTGAAGCATTGGGGTTGCTATCCGCTAAAGTGGATCGATGAATAATCTGCTGTGTGTGCTGTGCTGTCAAAACTTCTTCCCGGAAATTCAGGCAGTGGTTCAATCGGAGGGCTGGGTTGATGTGAAAGTAGCGTACTACCCGGTACGTTGTGGCCGCCCGCCTATGAGTTGGGAGGAATTGCACGCCCTATTGCCCGTTGGTTGCTCGACGGTCGCCATTCTAGGAAGAGCCTGTCTTAGAAATTTGGATAAGCCGCCTGCCCATTGGCCTCGCACCAAAATCTTTCATCAAGGGGAATGCTTCCATCTCGTGGCGGGCAAAACCATGGTTGCCGAGGCTATTAACCGGGGCGCCTATCTGGTGACCCCTTCCTGGCTTGAAAATTGGCAATCGCGTTTAGCCGCCATGGGTTTCCAGATCAGCCATGCCGGAGAATTCTTTCGTGATTTTGCCCGTGAGTTGGTGTTGTTGGATACCGGCATCCCGCCGGATGCCACGATCCGATTAAAAGAAATGGGTCAAGTGCTTGTGCTTCCCGTACAACGTTTGGCCGTTGGGCTGGACTATACCCATCTGCTACTCGGGCAGGTGGTGGCTGGATTACGTAGTGAGGAAGATTTTCATCACGCTAGGCAACGAGAACTCTTCCATGCCCGTAAAATTGCCGACCTCTCCACCGCCATGGATCTGTTGGGTCGTTTGGCACTACTCAGGGAGGAATCGGAAGCCGTTACCGCCATGGAAGAGATGTTTCGCATGCTATTCGCGCCGAACATCTGCCACTATGTCAGTCTTGTCGAAGATGCGTGGCAGGGAATGGAAAAAGTTCCCACGGAATTGCAAGCCATGATTCTTCACCTAAACCGGGAGTGGGACTGGACTCCCTCTGGTCAGGGATTCTTGTTGCGACTGGAACGATCCAAGCAAACGGTGGGGGTGATCCTTGTAGACCAACTGGCCTTTCCTCAGCATCGAGAACACTATTTGGAGTTGGCCCGTTCTTTGTTGGGCGTTTGTGGCTTGGTCATTGAGAACTCTAGAACCTACCAACGCATCAAATTGACCGAAGCTGCCTTACGGCGGGCTAAGGAGATCGCGGATAGCGCCAACCAGGCCAAGAGTAACTTCCTCGCCAACATGAGTCACGAGATACGCACGCCAATGAATGCCATCATTGGCCTCTCCGGGCTAGGACTGGGAGTGCCTGGCCTGACTTCCAAGTTGAAAGATTACCTGACGAAGATTCAGACCTCATCGAAAGCCCTATTGTCCATTCTGAACGACATCCTCGATTATTCAAAAGTCGAGGCGGGACGATTGGAACTGGATCCACAGGAATTCGACCTGGAGGCACTACTGCACAACGTGACCGACCTTTTTAACGTGCGGGCCGGAGAGAAAGGTCTGGAATTGCTGTTGGAAATAGCCTCCAATATTCCTCCATACCTAATTGGCGACTCTTTGCGGCTGAGTCAGATCATAACCAATCTGGTGGGCAACGCCTTGAAATTCACCGAGTCAGGGGAACTGCACATCAAGATATCCTTACTGGGACAGGAAAACGTTGGTGAGCATGAGGCGGTCAAGCTGCGATTCTCGGTGCGAGACACCGGGGTTGGCATGACACCGGAGCAAATAAGCCACCTGTTTGAGGCGTTCAGTCAGGCGGATGGGTCGATCTCCCGCCGCTTTGGTGGCACTGGCCTGGGACTGGCCATTAGCAAACGGCTGGTGAACAAGATGGGCGGCACACTGTCGGTGGAAAGTGAAGCTGGTAAGGGTAGTTGCTTTAGTTTCACGCTCAGTCTGCCCGTTTCCAGGCAACGCCGGATGGAGCATCTACCTGTTGAGCTGCGTGGCATGCGCGTGCTGGTGGTCGATGACCTGGATACCGCACGACAGATACTTGCCGAGATGCTGAGGTCCTGGGAATTTGAGGTGGTGGAGGCGGCTTCAGGACCCGAGGCACTGGATTGTCTGACCAAGGCGGCACACCTTTCGGCACAGGCATTCGGAATGGTTCTACTGGACTGGAAAATGCCCGAGATGGACGGCGTGACGGTAGTACGGCGGATACAGGACCTGGTTGCTCAGCGGGTGTTGCCGAAGCTGCCAGTGATCATGCTGGTAACCGCCTATAACCGGGATCAGGTCATGCAAGAGACGCACGATTTCCGGTTGGATGCGGTGCTGACCAAACCCGTGACGGCTTCGCTGCTGTTCGATGGCATCATAAATACGCAAGATGGCGCACGGAGGGAAAAGGCCACTGTGGCGAGCCTGGATCCATACCAGCAAGCGGAAGTCATCCATGGTGCCCGCATCCTGCTGGTTGAGGACAACGAGATCAACCAGCAAGTGGCCCGGGAAATCCTGGAGAGATGGGGTCTTATGGTGGTCGTTGCCGGGAATGGTGAACAGGCGCTGGCGGTGCTAGAAGTGTCCGACCCCTTCGATGTGGTGCTGATGGATCTCCAAATGCCGGTGATGGATGGTCTGGAAGCCACCCGCCGAATTCGTCGGGATGGACGTTTTCACAATCTACCGGTGATCGCCATGACCGCCGCTGTCATGGCCAGTGATCAAGCGGAGTGTCTGGAGACGGGCATGAACGATCACATTGCCAAGCCTATTCTAACCGAGCAGTTGCTGGGGGTGTTGGAGCGTTGGATTGCGCCTGGGAAGCGTATCGTGCCTATTCACCAAAACCAAACGAACGAATCACCGCAT encodes:
- a CDS encoding Uroporphyrinogen_deCOase domain-containing protein, coding for MMTAMQRVLTTLSHRKPDRVPLFLLTTMHGAKELGLTIEDYFSRAEYVIEGQMRLLNKYGSDCLYPFFYAPLELEAFGGTTLFVEDGPPNSSTPIIRNLGDIDALEPPKVATTACLVKVLETIHGLKQRVGDRVPIIGVAISPFSLPVMQMGFDRYIELIYEHPKHFARLMAINEAFCVEWANAQLAAGATAICYFDPISSTTNLPRERYLQTGHPIACRTLAKIQGPTATHLASGRGLSLVEDLIATGTAVVGVSSLEGLSQWKAVAAGRISLLGDMNGITMRNWSPQEAEKEVKNAICQAGRGGGFILSDNHGEIPFQVPDEVLLAIGDAVKHWGCYPLKWIDE
- a CDS encoding two-component system, sensor histidine kinase and response regulator, with protein sequence MNNLLCVLCCQNFFPEIQAVVQSEGWVDVKVAYYPVRCGRPPMSWEELHALLPVGCSTVAILGRACLRNLDKPPAHWPRTKIFHQGECFHLVAGKTMVAEAINRGAYLVTPSWLENWQSRLAAMGFQISHAGEFFRDFARELVLLDTGIPPDATIRLKEMGQVLVLPVQRLAVGLDYTHLLLGQVVAGLRSEEDFHHARQRELFHARKIADLSTAMDLLGRLALLREESEAVTAMEEMFRMLFAPNICHYVSLVEDAWQGMEKVPTELQAMILHLNREWDWTPSGQGFLLRLERSKQTVGVILVDQLAFPQHREHYLELARSLLGVCGLVIENSRTYQRIKLTEAALRRAKEIADSANQAKSNFLANMSHEIRTPMNAIIGLSGLGLGVPGLTSKLKDYLTKIQTSSKALLSILNDILDYSKVEAGRLELDPQEFDLEALLHNVTDLFNVRAGEKGLELLLEIASNIPPYLIGDSLRLSQIITNLVGNALKFTESGELHIKISLLGQENVGEHEAVKLRFSVRDTGVGMTPEQISHLFEAFSQADGSISRRFGGTGLGLAISKRLVNKMGGTLSVESEAGKGSCFSFTLSLPVSRQRRMEHLPVELRGMRVLVVDDLDTARQILAEMLRSWEFEVVEAASGPEALDCLTKAAHLSAQAFGMVLLDWKMPEMDGVTVVRRIQDLVAQRVLPKLPVIMLVTAYNRDQVMQETHDFRLDAVLTKPVTASLLFDGIINTQDGARREKATVASLDPYQQAEVIHGARILLVEDNEINQQVAREILERWGLMVVVAGNGEQALAVLEVSDPFDVVLMDLQMPVMDGLEATRRIRRDGRFHNLPVIAMTAAVMASDQAECLETGMNDHIAKPILTEQLLGVLERWIAPGKRIVPIHQNQTNESPHGIDTLPDYLPGFDLGQAIQRVSGNRDLLVNLLKQFGEQFATAGETISDLIGEGQHEEAERWIHKLKGAAGNLGATEVHRHAEALEQELKDGQPLTSQMAFEQALGIALTAIATLPLTHESADAPCDWPRATELFQRIQTLLGDGEFIPIEIISKLQEALPSPSLRDDFLRLRDQVSALDYSAVGNTIDHLISTVQPSIPLQYLRH